The following proteins come from a genomic window of Puniceicoccus vermicola:
- the argF gene encoding ornithine carbamoyltransferase: MRHFLKETDFSPAEIPLIFSMAAEFKRLRDGSYPKPLEGQSWGMIFYKNSTRTRISFEVGLRELGAHAVRLDTNATQISRGESIEDTAKVMGRYLHGLVIRTYGQEIVDEFAQHAGIPVVNALTDYLHPCQIYADVFTLAEKFGEDGADLASLKGRKLVFFGDCNSNMANSWVLAGALFGIEVVLCGPPSFGPGKEIAAELARIAPGKTPAFTENPEEAIEGADAVYTDVWVSMGDEEEAAARLKAMRPYSVTADLMKKAKPESIFLHCMPAHPGEEVTQEVLSSEKSVLFDEAENRLHMQKAILAQLGEWAKQEK; encoded by the coding sequence ATGAGGCATTTCCTGAAAGAAACGGACTTCAGCCCCGCCGAGATTCCATTAATCTTCAGCATGGCAGCAGAGTTCAAGAGGCTACGCGACGGGTCTTACCCCAAACCCCTCGAAGGGCAGAGCTGGGGAATGATTTTCTACAAAAACAGCACCCGGACCCGGATATCTTTTGAAGTCGGCCTCCGCGAGCTGGGAGCGCACGCCGTCCGCCTCGACACCAACGCGACTCAAATCAGTCGCGGCGAGAGCATCGAAGACACCGCCAAAGTCATGGGGCGCTACCTGCACGGCCTCGTCATCCGGACCTACGGACAGGAGATCGTCGATGAGTTCGCCCAGCACGCGGGAATCCCGGTCGTAAATGCGCTCACCGACTACCTGCACCCCTGCCAAATCTACGCAGACGTCTTCACCCTTGCCGAGAAATTCGGCGAAGACGGCGCGGACCTGGCCTCTTTGAAGGGACGCAAGCTCGTCTTTTTCGGAGATTGCAATTCGAACATGGCCAATTCCTGGGTTCTCGCCGGCGCCCTGTTCGGCATCGAAGTCGTCCTCTGCGGCCCTCCTTCCTTTGGCCCTGGGAAAGAAATTGCGGCGGAGTTGGCCCGGATCGCCCCCGGAAAAACTCCTGCCTTCACGGAGAATCCCGAGGAAGCCATCGAAGGCGCCGACGCCGTTTACACGGACGTTTGGGTCAGCATGGGAGATGAGGAAGAAGCAGCCGCTCGCCTAAAAGCGATGCGCCCCTACTCGGTGACGGCCGACCTCATGAAGAAGGCCAAACCGGAGAGCATTTTCCTTCACTGCATGCCAGCCCACCCTGGCGAGGAGGTGACCCAAGAAGTTCTTTCCAGCGAGAAATCGGTTCTATTCGACGAAGCGGAAAACCGCCTCCATATGCAAAAAGCGATCCTTGCCCAACTGGGAGAATGGGCTAAACAAGAGAAGTGA
- the ppk1 gene encoding polyphosphate kinase 1, which produces MTTRKRTNLSLPEGVKSPFHGDRPFFNRELSWLAFNQRVLEQATNPDYPLLERVRFIAFVSSNLDEFFEIRVAGLMQKVDSGITRTGLDGLEPKEQLNRIRKITSRLVNDQYACWNNQLVPDLKEENIVFKKVDQLTKAEDTWVQKYFEESVFPVLTPLAIDPGHPFPQITNKSLNILACIRNHEEGEEDLLAILPVPRILPRIVEIPSKGTKYRTYVFLSDVIGKYASQLFPGFETLSTHAFRVTRNSDLYIDEEEVDNLLQTIEEELHKLKKGASVRLEIADTVPENALERLLQAINLSKESVFRVDGPINLLRVMGFYDMVDRPDLKFPPFPSSTPQALAESTNIFDTISREDFLLHHPFESFTPVVEFLRQAGKDPKVYAIKQTLYRTSGDSPIIEALIEASTQGKQVTALIELKARFDEANNIHWARQLEDAGVHVVYGLVGLKTHCKTCLVIRREPDNTLRRFVHMGTGNYNPKTARLYTDYSYFTAKPHITEEVADLFNSLTGFARSPSFKHLLVAPFNLHASIQKFIRQEATNARAGKPARIIAKVNSLIDQETIESLYEASQAGVQIDLIVRGICGLIPGVKGLSENIRVRSILGRYLEHSRIYYFQNHGRKARIYVGSADWMPRNFFRRIEAVFPLEETEHRKHVLETLRTYLKDNTHSKQLRPTGTYAKVPVSKRSTPFSAQHFFMEQALEASKRSSEELEAGKPTLKLRGEPRNSPSADSTKKTASDPDAASNEK; this is translated from the coding sequence GTGACCACTCGCAAACGGACAAATCTCTCTCTCCCGGAAGGAGTCAAAAGCCCGTTCCACGGGGACCGCCCCTTTTTCAATCGTGAGCTCAGCTGGCTCGCTTTCAACCAGCGGGTGCTCGAGCAGGCCACCAATCCTGACTATCCCCTCCTCGAGCGGGTCCGCTTCATAGCCTTCGTCAGCTCCAATCTGGACGAATTCTTCGAGATCCGCGTCGCCGGACTCATGCAGAAGGTGGACTCCGGCATCACTCGGACGGGTCTCGACGGTCTCGAGCCCAAAGAGCAGCTCAACCGGATCCGCAAGATCACTTCCCGGCTGGTCAATGACCAGTACGCTTGCTGGAACAACCAACTGGTCCCGGATCTCAAAGAAGAGAATATTGTCTTCAAAAAGGTCGACCAACTGACGAAAGCCGAGGACACTTGGGTCCAGAAGTACTTCGAAGAAAGCGTTTTCCCGGTTCTGACCCCGCTAGCGATTGATCCGGGACATCCATTCCCGCAGATCACAAACAAGTCCCTCAACATCCTCGCCTGCATTCGCAACCACGAGGAAGGTGAGGAGGATCTACTCGCGATCCTCCCGGTTCCACGCATTCTCCCCCGCATTGTCGAAATCCCCTCCAAGGGCACCAAATACCGCACCTACGTCTTCCTGAGCGACGTCATCGGAAAATATGCCAGCCAGCTTTTTCCGGGTTTCGAAACTCTCTCGACCCATGCCTTCCGCGTGACCCGCAACAGCGACCTCTACATCGACGAGGAAGAAGTGGATAACCTTCTCCAAACCATCGAGGAGGAATTGCACAAGCTGAAGAAGGGCGCCTCGGTGCGACTCGAGATTGCCGACACGGTTCCCGAAAACGCACTCGAGCGCCTACTCCAGGCGATCAACCTTTCGAAGGAGTCTGTCTTCCGCGTCGACGGCCCGATCAACCTCCTCCGAGTCATGGGTTTCTATGACATGGTGGACCGCCCCGACCTCAAGTTTCCTCCCTTCCCCTCATCGACTCCGCAGGCTCTCGCCGAGTCGACGAATATCTTCGATACGATTTCCCGGGAGGACTTTCTCCTGCACCATCCCTTCGAATCATTTACCCCTGTGGTCGAATTTTTGCGGCAGGCAGGCAAGGACCCGAAAGTCTACGCCATCAAGCAGACGCTGTACCGCACCAGCGGCGACTCACCGATCATCGAAGCACTGATCGAAGCCTCGACCCAAGGCAAACAGGTCACCGCCCTCATCGAGCTCAAAGCCCGTTTCGACGAGGCGAACAACATTCACTGGGCTCGACAGCTGGAGGATGCCGGAGTCCACGTCGTCTATGGCTTGGTCGGGCTCAAAACCCACTGCAAGACCTGCCTCGTCATTCGCCGTGAGCCGGACAACACGCTGCGCCGCTTCGTTCACATGGGGACGGGAAACTACAACCCGAAGACCGCCCGCCTCTACACCGACTATTCGTACTTTACCGCCAAGCCACACATCACCGAGGAGGTCGCCGATCTCTTCAACTCATTGACCGGCTTCGCCCGCTCCCCCAGCTTCAAGCATCTGCTGGTCGCCCCTTTCAACCTCCACGCTTCGATCCAGAAATTCATCCGACAAGAGGCGACCAATGCCCGCGCCGGCAAGCCAGCCCGGATCATCGCCAAGGTGAACAGCCTCATCGATCAGGAAACGATCGAGTCCCTCTACGAAGCCTCCCAGGCGGGTGTGCAAATCGATCTCATCGTTCGCGGGATCTGCGGCTTGATCCCCGGCGTCAAAGGCCTGAGCGAGAACATCCGCGTCCGCTCCATCCTCGGACGCTACCTCGAACACTCTCGGATCTACTACTTCCAGAATCATGGGCGCAAAGCCCGCATTTACGTCGGCAGTGCCGACTGGATGCCCCGCAATTTCTTCCGCCGGATTGAGGCGGTGTTTCCCCTCGAAGAAACCGAACACCGGAAACACGTTCTGGAAACCCTCCGGACTTACCTCAAGGACAACACCCATTCGAAGCAGCTTCGTCCGACCGGCACCTACGCAAAGGTTCCCGTCTCCAAACGGAGCACTCCTTTCTCCGCGCAACATTTCTTTATGGAGCAGGCCCTAGAAGCCAGCAAACGCTCGAGCGAAGAGCTGGAAGCAGGAAAGCCCACCCTAAAACTACGGGGAGAGCCTCGCAATTCGCCAAGCGCGGATTCCACAAAAAAGACGGCGTCCGATCCGGACGCCGCCTCAAACGAAAAATAA
- the trxA gene encoding thioredoxin, with product MAENIKELTSADFDSTIKAAGKPSVVDFWAPWCGPCKALTPILEEVAGELGDAAMVFKVNVDENQEVAQKHGVRAIPTLLFFNKEGEMVDQVVGLTSKEDLKKRLS from the coding sequence ATGGCAGAAAATATCAAAGAACTGACGAGTGCGGATTTCGACTCGACGATCAAGGCTGCAGGGAAGCCCTCCGTCGTCGATTTTTGGGCACCATGGTGCGGACCTTGTAAGGCGCTGACTCCGATTCTGGAAGAAGTTGCTGGTGAGCTCGGCGACGCAGCTATGGTCTTCAAGGTCAACGTGGACGAGAATCAGGAAGTTGCCCAAAAGCACGGCGTGCGCGCGATTCCAACTCTCCTCTTTTTCAATAAAGAGGGCGAAATGGTCGACCAAGTCGTAGGTCTGACCTCTAAGGAAGACCTGAAGAAGCGTCTGTCCTAA
- a CDS encoding segregation and condensation protein A: MLSDEQLLSAEEPAVRLPVFEGPLDLLLFLIRRNEINIHDIPIIEVTHQYLKILKEMEELDLEVAGEFFVMASTLMYIKSRVLLPKEKRGKAEKEDEDGQDPRWELVQQLIEYRAFKEMSGQLEDLMDENSNRIPRKVGRKNEEEEIPLRSSDQLEVWNAFNKVLRRLADRIVVGEIEDDPITVAERMEFVLGRLKTQGGFRFSELFATGSFSLNTLAATFLAVLELTRVGKLEIQQDLAFGDITCRTPEPRDALENIE; the protein is encoded by the coding sequence ATGTTGTCCGACGAACAGTTGCTCTCTGCTGAAGAGCCCGCGGTGCGCCTGCCAGTATTCGAAGGGCCCTTGGATTTGCTGCTGTTCCTCATTCGCCGCAATGAGATCAACATTCACGACATTCCGATTATCGAGGTCACTCATCAGTATCTGAAAATCCTGAAAGAGATGGAGGAGCTGGATCTGGAGGTGGCCGGCGAGTTCTTCGTCATGGCCTCGACTCTGATGTACATCAAGAGCCGGGTCCTCCTTCCGAAGGAAAAGCGAGGCAAGGCCGAGAAAGAGGATGAGGACGGTCAGGATCCACGCTGGGAGCTGGTCCAGCAGTTGATCGAATATCGCGCCTTCAAGGAAATGTCCGGGCAGCTCGAAGATCTCATGGATGAGAATTCGAACCGCATCCCGCGCAAGGTCGGCCGTAAGAACGAAGAAGAGGAGATCCCTCTCCGTTCCAGCGATCAGCTTGAGGTATGGAATGCCTTCAACAAGGTTCTGCGGCGACTTGCGGACCGAATCGTCGTCGGCGAAATTGAGGATGATCCGATAACGGTCGCCGAGCGTATGGAGTTTGTTCTCGGTCGTTTGAAGACTCAGGGAGGGTTTCGTTTTAGCGAACTCTTTGCTACGGGAAGTTTTTCCCTGAATACCTTGGCCGCAACCTTTCTCGCGGTTTTGGAGCTAACACGGGTCGGGAAGCTCGAGATCCAGCAGGATTTGGCCTTTGGCGATATTACCTGCCGGACCCCCGAACCGCGGGATGCCCTTGAAAATATCGAATAA
- a CDS encoding phosphoribosyl-AMP cyclohydrolase, which translates to MSLDLEEGSELQLDFTKLEKVAKTESDVVPVVVQNADNGEVLILAYANEKALQYTLESGMATFWSTSRNELWIKGKTSGDWLKIVEVRVNCEQNSLLYRVIPQGAGSCHTKGKDGKARSGCYYRKIDAENENQLVFCKD; encoded by the coding sequence ATGAGTCTAGATTTGGAAGAAGGTAGCGAACTGCAGCTCGACTTCACGAAGTTGGAAAAGGTTGCCAAGACCGAGAGTGATGTTGTCCCGGTAGTTGTGCAGAACGCCGATAACGGTGAGGTGCTGATCCTCGCCTATGCGAACGAGAAGGCTTTGCAGTATACCCTTGAGTCGGGAATGGCGACGTTCTGGAGCACGAGCCGGAACGAACTCTGGATCAAGGGGAAGACCAGCGGCGACTGGCTGAAGATCGTTGAGGTCCGGGTGAACTGTGAGCAGAATTCACTCCTGTACCGCGTGATCCCTCAGGGCGCAGGGTCCTGTCACACCAAGGGGAAAGACGGGAAAGCCCGCTCAGGTTGCTACTATCGGAAGATCGATGCGGAGAACGAGAACCAGTTGGTTTTCTGCAAAGACTGA